The genomic region tccattgtgcaaaaatatcAAAACTAATGTGGTCTAACTTTGTTTTGATCATGAAAAAATTTCCAAGACGTTTaatctaaacaaaaaaaaataaatagaaaattcAAACAAGTCAACATCAGTTTGCTCAGAAGCTAAATTAAACGCCATTTGGTAAAGACCACAGGTGGCAGTAGAGTCTAATGCGCTCTACCTAACTGTGGAGTGCTGGAGCTGCCCGTCTCTTTTTGAAGTCTGGCCTTGTTTGTGAGGACCACAGTGGTATCGTGGTCAGACAGAAAAGCCTGGAACTCCTGCTCCACCTCCATGATGTGAGCATTTTTGTCCAATTTGTGTTCCAGAATTATCAGCTGTTTAGGAGCTCCAGGTCCTGACTATAAAGGGTAGCAGCATAGAAATGAGTGATTGCTACAGCTACTGCTGGTCATTTCAGATATAAATGAGGAAACTTGGTGACAGTAGTagggaaaaaaacccttttaacatgaagaaacctctgacagaacAAGACTCAGGGAGGGGTAGGCAGCCAGGTAGTGTAGTTCAGAGAGGCCATGAAGTCAGGCTCAACTGCAGATCAGCTTCTCTGTATCCAACAGGTGAGAATCATATAGGCAGTGCTATTTAAGTTGCTATTTTAGCCTGCCACTGTAGCTGCACATCTGCAAACTCCTCCCCACATCATGTCTCTAATTTAGTCTGTTATATTCTGTGCCGGTTTCTGACTACTGCtgacccagatagcaaggaaacattgaaacaatgttgagtcaatatcaggcgacgtcattgaatcaatgttgaagtgtgacgttgacctaacgtcactcttgcacccatttttaatgttgaaacaacgtcaggttttgatgttgaatcaatgttgaaacctgacattgattcgccgttatattttctaatactgttgacattgaaacaatgtcagattctgatattgaatcactgttgagctatggtgttgattttccacctctttcgcacagttgtttttcattaaaacaacagttaaaTCATGACTGGAAATCTATCTTTCTTTATAGTTATTTTAACCAATACTAAACTACTGCATGTTTCCATCAATACTTAAACCACCTAAACACATCATTGCACTTATTCCTCAAACTGGACACCCTTTATAAAAATCAAATGTCTCACAATGTATCATGTCAATATTAATATCCTAAAATAAGAAAGCATTGCATGTGAtgtaacagagaaaaaaacctaaacaaaaaaaggtcaatagacatgtttcGTTTgctaaatactttattaaaacacagttttctatttacatttatattttaacataactttgtagtttttactccgggatggggatggatgatgtgcgtcctgcACCACCCAAACGGTCTGGGGCGTATCAGAGCCATTTCTGCACTGCCTGCGCAAAGACAAACTCTGACATAGAGTTTGCCCCTAACTACTGtgtcaggccatctaggacaaaaatacacacacacacacaaacaaaaccatAAGTGATGGTGTAACATTCTGCATTCAAGTATTAGTTGttttaactgctaaaagtgtttgctagtttttgcctgtcacatatatatatttgtatatgtagcttgccatcaccagtgcgtgattgtgtgtgtgaatgggtggatgactgaatgtgtaaagcgctttggggtccaggGACTAGTTAAAGCGCTGTACAAATataggccatttaccatttataccatgtaaaatctgaaattccaagatgttcgaacttgccttgtaatagtggcctcacagagtctctggaatctacagaaaaacaaatcacaacaagatgacattcaggagtataaactggtgttttgaagataagtgcacaatgacattgtgattcagctttaaaacaattttaaaagcataccatctatagggaaggccttgacatcagactctgcatgctggggagatcGCAAAGCCGTGTCGTTTGGAGTGTTCTGCCGGATTGGcaaaaggtgccggaagctgggagGGGCATTATGATGCCTGctgtcagtgggctggggggaaGACTGCGGAGtggtgagggctgtttagaaaaagataatttttttaaagtatttaagaatacagacaacttgtccaAAAAGTTTCCATGTgtcacacacagatatgtacacagacactagatattattttattacctggtattttcactcgaggttTACGgtgcctggggaaaccgtttttttgtggGTTGCCCATCCTCAGAGTCactatatgtgtacaggggatttggtctaaagaaataAGTAGAAAAAGTTCAGAAgtaatagagattgacagaccacgtgactttcgcgcattgcatgccgggaggtAGTGGCAAAACATTCAAAGTACCGCattaaatgcaagcatttgcagcaccgcaaaacgtttattctccggttccaataccgtcttgctttttctttcctcaccaaaaaaggaatgtacaaaacgaaggagaacaatgccggaccgtacaaagacagactcgacgaaaaggcaaagaaaagatacgaggaaaaaatcaaaggagtgaaagggtcagacccttacgagcacacagagtggacaaaagacgtcagcgtgctgcccaactttcaccacgctcagatttataattatatggttcttggagtgagtgcatacactcatgaagtttttagtaacttcaggtcactgcaacaagcccaggtacagtttaccgacggatgggtacaggaccttgaaatgcaccgtgtagaacgaaagaccatcgtacaaacaaaggtaagtttaccagtctcacaaatcgtcttcataaatacacattcgttaaccgttcattaataggacctttgagctcaacggtaattaattagtagtgaaaagaatttctggtacgcattacagaaatgtagcagtgacaataatattgtatgctgtaatcgtacatggcaattattatatataatatatatatatatatatatatatatatatatatatatatatatatatatatatatatatatatatatattatatgcccagtctggatcgcatttcatagaaacaaaaacaacatcgatgttttttttgtttcttttttcaatgaaatgttatttatatagcaccaaatcacaacaacagttgcctcaaggtgcttaataTCGTAAGATAAAGACCTTTCAATAATATAAAGCTCCAATAATATACGACCCCGATGAGCAAGCTCTttagcaacagtgggaaggaaaaactccctttcaacaggaagaagaaCCAGGCTAAGGGAAGGGCATCGATCTACCGTCACGGGTTGGGGGTGAAGGGCGGGAGACAGGCAAAGACATGCAGAGCCAGATATTAATAATAACTCAGAATTAAATGGAGAGTGGTATATAAACACGTTGGTGATGCCTGATTCCATCATAAAGAGGgtggattcagggtcacctgcacatttaaaaaacagaagtgGACCCAAAGTGCCTTAGAGAAAGACACATTTAAGGTCTCCAAAAATcccagtttcaaaatacatgaaaagcctAAAGGTGTGCTTTGTTGTATTAACTAATCATCCTGCAAAGTGAGAACCATGCTTTTACAGTGTCTGGTGGTGTAGTGGTTGGTGGTTCAGCTCTTTCACCGCATCGGCCTGGTCGGGGAACTCAGTGGCAATAAATGACTCTTCTTCTACCAGTCATCTCATAAATTGTGAGGCCCTGTTCTCCCTTACATAAGCTGCCGTTAAAAGTATCGCTATTGGTTTTGGTAATTCAAATCGATTGCACAATTTGAGTATCTCACAGCACATTGACAGCAGCGATGCAGGCGGCGCATGTGCGGCGGTCCCTTTAAGAcctgcaggagcaggagcgtaTTCGTTGTCAGGAcaacaaataaagacaaaactggCCCGTGTGTTTCCTGCAGGACCTTTGAGAGTAGAGACAGAGAGCAGTGGGAGCTCACCTTGATAAATAACAAGAGATACTGCACAGCACAGGCTGAAACAGGTGTAATTTTCAGGCGCTAAATGGAGGTAAAAACTGTTCCGCCTCTCGACTGATAAGTGACGCGGAGTATGACTCATATGGTCGCATGAGGGTTGCCAGGTGAGATCCAAGATCCAGGACTGCAGAGAGATCCGCCTGTTAACGTAAGATTCTTTCCAATTATTGATTGTTATGGAAATATTTGACTTGCACGATGCACTCCTGACTCGTTCGGCCATCGCCACCAGGCTGCCAGCTTTCAGAGTCTCCTGATCTCTTCCAGGAGTGATCAAAGAGCGTGGTGATGATTACTGAATGAGCACGAGCACGAAGTGAATGcaaaaaatgagcaaaaaataTGAATCAGCAAACATCTCCGATGTGGAAGAGCACATTTCTCTGAAATATGACATCAAGAAGAGACTTGGAAAAGGGGTGAGcaactttttctctctttttaatttAGTGGAAATGAACTTGTTTGCGCAGGCTGTACAGTTACTAACGAAACTCCAAGTTGCTGTTTGAGCAAACCGGaaaaaaactgtttcactgCAGTTTTCTTTTGCAGTCTCTAACTCTTCTGCCTCCATGTGCAGTAATTCAGTTAAAGTTTCCTCTGAACTTAAGCCTTTAAATTCCTGAAATTCTCCAGACTTACAGTTCTCAGTGGATACCAGTGTTTTAAGCAAGAGGTTTATTTACTTTGGCAGCAGGAAAACAATCTCTTTCTTTGCAGATCAGCTGGTGTGTGAGGACACTTGTTCTCTTTAGAGTCCAGatcccttttgtttttgtttttctttgtctccaGTAGTTTCCACAGGTCTAAAAACAGCCCGGTTTCTTTCCACCGTTTGCCCCCGGAGATTATCAAGTTGTTGCTCTGCTTCTAAATAGCCAGCTGTTAGCTGCCACGTAGAAACCACATAACTGGCTGGACATGCTGAAGGTGGCTGTGACTCATGTTACTCACAGCTGTTCAACCTGTTGCACCTAGGCAGCATCCTACACCTGCACTGTGATGCTGAACAGCTCTGATCAGATCACTTCAGATGCATTCAAAAAATCATAATGtggatttatttgattttattttaaatatagctTCAAATACTGGGTTTCAAAAATGTCAGTGTATTATATAGGTCTgtttttctgcagctgtttgattaaaaaaaagaagaagaaggagaaaaaagaaagcacgtCCCCAGTGCTCTTTCCTCCAAGTATCACTACAGTAGAGTGTATTATAATCTCCTgcctcactgctgcctctgttaTGCTTGGCTTCACTACGCTGCTCACACCCTGCTATCACTGAAGTCAAAGCGCTCATGTCATCCATGTTTTATTCAATATAGAGATCAAGAGTTTTTTTTACATGGTGCATATAGTGGATTTGTATTCCTGATGGAGTGAAGATTAGTCCACCAGGAATAATACACAGCTTGTGACTCTACATAAACAGCATATTAGCTGGTTTTAAATACATGCAAAAATCAAAACTATTAATGAATATAGGATTAGCTGCTGGTAGAAGAGCTACTTGAATGTATGATGTCAGGCAGCGTTAGTTCACTGTATCCTACTGGTAAGACTCATAAGGGCAGTACTATTAAAGCTGCATTACCCTGCCCACTATAGCTGCACATCTGCAAACTGCTTTGCAAACCACATCCACTCAGAATCTTTCTTTCTTGCTGGGTTGTTGCTGATGCTTTTTCCGTCTTTTATTTTCCATGTATGCACATGGAGCTGTGGGGAGAGCAAGTCCACAGTGCAGATGGGAATAATTTATAGTTACTTAAATCTGCAGGAATAAGTTATCATTTTGACTTACAGTGGTCCTAACTGAACTCAGATGCCAGTATTCTcatattttgattttcatggTTAAAATCTTGCACAGGATATAAGCCCAATCCTGTACGTACAAGAAGCATCCTGGTGACGTGTTACTTGCGTTTTGTGTTTGCCTCAGGCCTATGGCATTGTCTGGAAAGCAGTTGACAGACAGACTGGCGAGATTGTGGCTGTGAAAAAGATCTTTGATGCCTTCAGAAACAGGACAGATGCCCAGGTGTGTACCATGTGATCTGCAGTAAGTGGACCAATGCTGTTGTTCTAAAGCAGGGATGCCAAGTTCATTTTACACCATGGGTCAGATACAGCTCACTTTGATCCTGAGTGGCCTAAAAAGTGAGACTCCCCTTTTTGTGAGTGTAAGAAGTGTagctacacatttaatccccgAGATAtgttaatataagaaaaagaagtggaATTTCAATAATCTTGTTTTCaggacacaataaaaaaaatgctgctgtaaCAAATGAAAGAACTCTGTCAGCACGACCCCTTGGGCCTAAAAACGGCTTCCTTTTTTTCCATAATTTTCTTTCTAAGTACTTGAAATTAAGCATTTTCTGCTTGCAGTCTTTCAAATGTCCACTTCATTTTGAATGAAAAACGATCATTTGAATAAATTGTTAAAGCAAAAGTAGAAGCAGCTCTACTTGCTTCACGATTGTCATGCCACTTCTTAGATTTTGCTTGTATCTCATCCTGGGTATTACGTGGTATTAATTTCCTCCTTTATCTGTTTAAAGACAAGTTTAGTAAATGTTTGCATAGGACAGGTAGCTTGTGTGCACCGGATTTACAGCTGCATATTTCCTGATTATGACCTCagtgtcttcttttttctttttacagcgaacgTTCAGAGAAATCATGTTCCTCCAGGTAACCAAAGTATTTATTATGTTCCTGTCAAATAATCTTAACACTTTTCCAAATCACTGTCATGTCTTTTAGTTCCATTTATGAAGACTGAAACAACGATAATGTCAGTCTCAGTCTCACCGACTGTACTGGATCTCTCTGCATGTAAATTATCTTTAGTTGAATTTAATAATATTCTATAACTCGACCAGTGACATGTTCAGTCTGTTAGTACTCCACAAAACTGTTgcatatatataatattcttaAGAATCCTTATGAATTCTTTTTGAAATATCAAAATAAGTAAACAGGGAATGTGTTTTTCTACATGTTGTTTTTATAAATCACATAAATGCTCTCTGCACACCCGTGTGCAATATTTCCCTCCTTATCTGCTGACCTACCTTCATGTGACCTTCAGCTGTGCTATTTCTTCTTAATCAGCTCTCATCTTCCAGCCCAGTGCTGTACTTTATCAGGTTTATAGTCACCATTATATAACCTCTCTTGAAACTTTCCCCTGCTGTTTGCACAACCTTGTCACAAAACCATTGCCAGTTATTACTGGTCAAACAGTAGCCAGAGTGTGAGTTTTGTGTTTGAGAGTAAGcatgtttaccttttttttgtgtgcaggaGTTTGGAGGCCACCCCAACATCGTTAAGCTTATAAATGTCATCAGAGCACAGAACGATAAAGACATTTACCTCATCTTTGAATATATGGGTGAGTGTAAAACTCAGCTCATCATCTGAACTTGTAACACAGCAGCATGAGGAAGGCCCCCGGGGGCTCTTAGTAGCTTAACCTGGCActgaaaggtgtgtgtgtgtgtgtgtgtaagggcttcTGCTTCTCTTGGCCGGCTGCGCTGTCTTACTGCTGAGTCCACAGACTGCCCTCCCTGTCTATGCAGTCTAATCCTTGACAGTACTGCAGCATTACAGTACAGACTCCCACTGCTTACATTTCATTTGATTTCAGCCATGCTGTTGCATTAAAATTAGTGTGTGTGATTTCATAGATGATTTGTATGTTCAACAACACCGTAGATGGTTATCTTTGTAACTAATGAATATTTAGAATTGGATCATTACTTAAACACCCATAACAGGTTTTTTTCCCGTTTCTGCTTTTGTACCAGATACTGACCTGCATGCAGTGATAAAGAAAGGCACCCTACTGAAAGACATCCATAAACGTTACGTGATGTACCAGCTCCTCAAAGCCACGAAATACCTGCATTCAGGAAATGTTATCCACAGGGACCAAAAGGTACAGCAGATGGAACAGATGTGAGAATGTGTGAAACATGCTCTTATTTGGATTAGAAAAATCCCACATGAATGCCTGTATCATGCATGTACAGTGCACTTTTGCTCTTGTCACATGTTAATGATCTAATTATTTGTTCTTTGTGGCCTGTGTAAAACTGTGGCATTTCCTTATCCTATGCAGGTTTGTGCGGTAAACTCTGAGTTGACCTCACAAAATGGTCCTTGGCATCACAAAGTAGTTTTTCATCCCACATTTTCTGCTAACTGAACATTCATATTCACATTTTCATCTCTTGGGCAAGCGCTGGAAACCTGAGAAAATTCTCTTTGGCAAGAATGTTTTTTCTTGTCTGTTTCCCACAGCCGTCCAATGTGCTCTTGGACTCTGACTGTGTTGTCAAGCTGTGTGACTTCGGCTTGGCCAGATCGCTCAACCAGATCCAAGAGGACAGTGGGAATCCTACACTGACGGAGTACGTGGCCACACGGTGGTATCGAGCTCCCGAGATCCTGCTGGGATCCACAAGGTACCCGACTGTGTTGAGCGTCTGCTGCTAACGCTTGTTTTTCACTGACAGAAATGAGTCTAAACGTTAAAGATAGGCGGTGCTTCTGAATAATCAGCGTATTTTCCAAAGGTACACTAAAGGCGTGGACATGTGGAGCCTCGGCTGTATCCTGGGAGAGATGCTGCTGGGAAAAGCCCTGTTCCCTGGGACATCCACCATCAACCAAATAGAGAAGATCATGAGTGCCATTCCACACCCCAGCCCAGAAGGTGGCTTCACAAAAGTCCagattaaatgtatttaaatgcttgacattttacttttactttggaTTGATTAAATATGCCTTAATTTTCAGATATTCTCGCAATCAAGTCAGAATATGGATCCTCTGTCATACAGAGAATGTTACTAAAGTAAGACAATATTTTATGTTTGCAATTTATGTTGTGAAAATCATAAAATTATTCATCAAATGTCTATTTGAATCTGGTAATCTTAAATACTAACCCcgcatttttttccctttatttttaTGTGAGTACACAGTGTGTATAGTTAATGCGTGGCCTCAGCTGACCTTGTCACTCTTAACACAGAGCTAGGTTAACAAATTTCCTCCACTCCAGCATAAAAACTAGAATTAGAGCTTACAAGTGGAAGCAAGGGTGATTAAATACTTAAGGAGCAGAAGCACTGATGCAGCAGAACAGTAAACTGAGCAACAGCAGGTGAAATAGGCCACAGAAACTGAAAGACAGATCACTATAATAAACCCTTGTTAATTATTCTTCTTGTTCTGTTCATCCTTCACCAGACCACAGGTGCCTTTGGAGGATCTTCTTCAGCCTTCTGTGCCTCCCGATGCTCTCGACCTGTTGAAGGGTTTCCTGGTTTTCAACCCAGACAAGCGGCTAACTGCAGAGCAAGCCCTCCAACACCCATACTTAGCCAGGTATTAAGGATCAGACTGGCTCCTGGATTAGGAGCTGTGGTcaaattttattctgttttcttgttgctCAGTTGGTCAGATTGAATAgatgtgtgtgttattcccctTGTGGtaaatctgtaatctgtaaatgtttttatgattttactgTCATTATATGTTCATGTGTGCTGTCATATGTTTATAAGTGTGCTATCCATTTCTGAAGATTTCACAATCCAGCCAAAGAGCCAACACTGAACTACGACGTAGTGCTGCCAGTGGATGATGACATCCAGCTATCTGTGGTTCAATACCGCAACAAACTATATGAGGTACAGTGTGACTAACTGAGTTTGAGTACTGAGTACATCAGATTACTTTGAGGTATACTACAAAAAACTACTGAAAAAGCTCTGTAGGCTGTAGGACCcttcacacaaacatgcaaCTCTGACTGCTTCACATAGCAAGACCAAAAGAAGCAAATGTAAGAAaacaatacagtttaaaaatttacaaatacatttcaaaaaatGAGTCAAGAACAAATGAAATCACTCACAGCATAAGAATGTGCTGTAACGTTGTTCCAAATTAAGAATTTAGGGCTTTCAGCTTGCTTTTATAAATATTAagacatagactgtatataaaagatggacatagttACTGTGCCATCACACAGTTAGTGAATTTAGTCCCAAGCGAAATCCTCAAGCTGAGCATTTTCAGTGTGGCCCTCTTGGTGTTTTGAAGCCAGACAGGGAGGGACGGATCATGAGttgtattatatttatttataaagcaggCATGATACATATTAACATTGCTGCATGTAAACAAATGCAGCTGATGAAATGTACAGAGGACTTTGTGGCACATTGAATTTGGAGATCTTATTCATGGTTAGGCCTTAAGACACAACTATGGAATTATATTTATGTCAAAAGCTGCATgcagtaaaaaaatgtaatcaggAGGAAATAATTTACTTTCGCGAGCGCAGGTGTTCATTGCCACTTGCAAAATGAATTTACTCACATGTAAATTCAACAGCACAACGAAGCCTTCACATACAGGagagtttctggtgtgtgagCGATGCAGCAGGTTCATGCTCTCAGGGGTAACTCTGCTCTCAAAGCTCGAATCTGCTCACTTTAATAAACTGACTTTTGACAGTTTTGAACTCGTCACAGAAAAACACTTTCAAAGGAGTGCTGTCTCAACCTCTGTGATGGTCAGGTTCAGGTTACTGCATTAACCTGAGTTACACTGTGGCAGCAACACAAGAGC from Pelmatolapia mariae isolate MD_Pm_ZW linkage group LG22, Pm_UMD_F_2, whole genome shotgun sequence harbors:
- the mapk15 gene encoding mitogen-activated protein kinase 15; translated protein: MQKMSKKYESANISDVEEHISLKYDIKKRLGKGAYGIVWKAVDRQTGEIVAVKKIFDAFRNRTDAQRTFREIMFLQEFGGHPNIVKLINVIRAQNDKDIYLIFEYMDTDLHAVIKKGTLLKDIHKRYVMYQLLKATKYLHSGNVIHRDQKPSNVLLDSDCVVKLCDFGLARSLNQIQEDSGNPTLTEYVATRWYRAPEILLGSTRYTKGVDMWSLGCILGEMLLGKALFPGTSTINQIEKIMSAIPHPSPEDILAIKSEYGSSVIQRMLLKPQVPLEDLLQPSVPPDALDLLKGFLVFNPDKRLTAEQALQHPYLARFHNPAKEPTLNYDVVLPVDDDIQLSVVQYRNKLYEMILERRTNQGMLRLIQPKDGSCVSSSEKPSVKCDKGEKSQVAANSIRDSDDERKPKPEKTDETTHAPPCTGVGKTEAVNASTPPAAEKTSPLAGPGIGKLTYNPITHAPNVFVRSPGGPPHSYQSTAASRKPVGQNSYSNAVASPTEGTSAGVSMDQILQRGRSAPVAHNHSFSSSLNHTQNNPLVRKDETALSSGLYITSARLNQRSTTQVHEARPPPRFSKKVFQTNCNVAAAGDPRAKLGSYSQAYGTINKTGLDSLLRGRPCNQ